A window of the Archocentrus centrarchus isolate MPI-CPG fArcCen1 chromosome 9, fArcCen1, whole genome shotgun sequence genome harbors these coding sequences:
- the pip5k1bb gene encoding phosphatidylinositol 4-phosphate 5-kinase type-1 beta yields MSTATENGIGGPRSTEKTYKKTTSSALKGAIQLGIGYTVGNLTSKPDRDVLMQDFYVVESVFLPSEGSNLTPAHRYPDFRFKTYAPLAFRYFRDLFGIKPDDYLYSLVNEPLIELTNPGASGSLFYLTSDDEFIIKTVQHKEAKFLQRLLPGYYMNLNQNPRTLLPKFYGLYCIQSGGINIRLVVMNNVLPRSVKMHYKYDLKGSTYKRRASRKEKEKACPTYKDLDFQDMHEDGLYFDAETYNNLMKTLQRDCRVLESFKIMDYSLLLGVHVLDHREGGEQGQAGCDGRRPVAQRVLYSTAMESIQGDGKAAEALTTDDTMGGIPARTHKDEKLLIYLGIIDILQSYRFIKKLEHSWKALVYDGDSVSVHRPGFYASRFLKFMSTRVFRKTQPIRFSPSKRTRSSIPALKSSSQEILSSQADERNEDRRDRLVGARSLASLDGQAVFGSYLRPDIVPANPSFYEGSSMGTISSSSIFVNVESQTEDRDDVASSSTFTLEDSAICLTSEQSTMDVDIDRDDGSVLDVYL; encoded by the exons ATGTCAACTGCGACTGAAAATGGGATTGGAGGGCCTCGGAGCACAGAGAAAACCTACAAGAAG ACCACATCATCAGCACTGAAGGGAGCCATTCAGCTCGGTATTGGCTATACAGTGGGAAACCTCACCTCCAAGCCCGACAGAGATGTTCTTATGCAAGACTTCTATGTGGTGGAGAGCGTCTTTCTGCCCAG TGAGGGAAGCAACTTGACTCCAGCACATCGCTATCCTGACTTCCGCTTCAAGACATACGCCCCGCTGGCCTTCCGCTACTTCAGAGATCTGTTCGGCATCAAACCAGATGACTACCTG TACTCCCTGGTAAATGAGCCTCTCATTGAGCTGACCAACCCAGGGGCCAGTGGCTCTCTCTTCTACTTGACCAGTGACGATGAGTTCATCATTAAAACCGTTCAGCACAAGGAGGCCAAGTTTCTCCAGAGACTGCTACCCGGATACTATATG AACTTGAACCAGAATCCACGCACACTGCTTCCCAAGTTTTACGGCCTGTATTGCATCCAGTCTGGAGGCATCAACATCCGACTGGTGGTGATGAACAATGTGTTGCCTCGCTCTGTCAAAATGCACTACAAATACGACTTGAAGGGATCCACTTATAAGAGACGAGCGTccaggaaagagaaagagaaggccTGTCCAACCTACAAAGACCTGGACTTTCAAGACATGCACGAGGACGGGCTTTACTTTGACGCAGAGACATACAACAATCTTATGAAGACACTGCAGAGAGACTGTCGG GTGCTGGAGAGTTTTAAGATCATGGACTACAGTCTTTTGCTGGGTGTACACGTCCTGGACCACAGAGAGGGGGGTGAGCAGGGCCAGGCCGGGTGTGACGGGAGGAGACCCGTGGCTCAGAGGGTGCTCTACTCCACTGCCATGGAGTCCATCCAAGGAGACGGCAAGGCTGCTGAAGCCCTCACCACTGATGACAC GATGGGCGGCATCCCTGCCAGGACACACAAAGATGAAAAGCTGCTCATCTACCTGGGTATCATAGATATTCTACAGTCATACAG GTTCATTAAAAAGTTGGAGCACTCGTGGAAAGCCCTGGTGTACGATGGT GACTCTGTCTCGGTCCACCGACCCGGGTTTTATGCAAGCCGCTTCCTGAAATTCATGAGCACACGGGTCTTCAGGAAGACTCAGC CAATTCGATTCTCCCCTTCAAAGAGGACCCGCTCTTCCATCCCTGCTCTGAAGTCGTCCTCACAGGAGATCCTTTCATCGCAGGCGGATGAGAGGAACGAGGACAGGAGGGACCGACTGGTAGGAGCACGCAGCCTCGCCAGCCTAGATGGACAAG ctGTGTTCGGGTCATATCTGCGTCCTGATATTGTCCCAGCCAACCCATCCTTCTACGAGGGCTCCTCCATGGGaaccatctcctcctcctccatctttgTAAACGTGGAAAGCCAAACAGAAGACAG AGATGACGTTGCATCCAGCTCCACGTTCACCCTGGAGGACAGTGCCATCTGCCTTACTTCAGAGCAGAGCACCATGGATGTGGACATAGATCGTGATGATGGATCCGTTCTTGACGTCTACCTG TGA